In Agrobacterium sp. RAC06, a single window of DNA contains:
- a CDS encoding DUF2249 domain-containing protein, with product MTVVDDHILKLDVREIPRVERHPRIFGMLNSLLPDYQLILTVDHDPVPLYYHLEMHYDGVFGWEYLSRGPEIWEVRIRRKKHEGCNCNCGGGH from the coding sequence ATGACTGTTGTAGACGATCATATTCTCAAGCTCGACGTGCGCGAAATTCCGCGCGTGGAAAGGCATCCTCGTATATTCGGAATGTTGAATTCGCTGCTTCCGGATTATCAGTTGATCTTGACCGTCGATCATGATCCGGTTCCGCTCTACTACCATCTCGAGATGCATTATGATGGGGTGTTCGGGTGGGAATACCTTTCCCGCGGTCCGGAGATATGGGAAGTCCGCATTCGCCGGAAGAAACACGAAGGCTGCAACTGCAACTGCGGTGGTGGTCATTGA
- a CDS encoding DUF2249 domain-containing protein, whose translation MSTTANFKELDVRPILRDGGEPFPAIMHAVQSLKPGEGLRLLATFRPMPLLSVMARRGYSAELKELDGGEWEVLFIPAPDISAEILHSIGAEEAAAWPDPLWRLDLTEQQPPAPMEKVLSLIELMEPGEVLFAVFSEESRFLGAELEKRGHQWVGNLDTSKRAYRMLIRVGGEG comes from the coding sequence GTGTCGACAACAGCCAACTTCAAAGAACTCGACGTGCGGCCCATCCTTCGTGACGGAGGTGAGCCATTTCCTGCGATCATGCATGCGGTTCAGTCGTTGAAGCCAGGGGAAGGTTTGCGCCTGCTTGCAACGTTTCGCCCGATGCCGCTGTTGAGCGTCATGGCGCGCCGCGGCTATTCGGCCGAACTCAAGGAGTTGGATGGCGGCGAGTGGGAGGTTCTGTTCATCCCGGCGCCAGACATTTCTGCAGAAATTCTCCATTCGATCGGTGCAGAGGAAGCGGCGGCCTGGCCCGATCCATTGTGGCGGCTCGACCTGACAGAACAACAGCCACCGGCTCCCATGGAAAAAGTTCTCTCGCTGATCGAGCTCATGGAGCCGGGCGAAGTGCTCTTCGCGGTATTTTCTGAGGAATCGCGCTTTCTCGGCGCGGAGCTGGAAAAACGCGGTCACCAATGGGTCGGCAATCTCGATACGTCAAAGCGTGCCTATCGCATGTTGATCCGCGTGGGCGGTGAAGGTTGA
- a CDS encoding NnrS family protein, protein MIEINYFAWKSLRRNDRVFWRAVFMKDKERPTSGGIPRGLRRDGLVLLSYGFRPFYLGAPLWAIATITIWICAMNGWLEVAQVYGQSAWHAHELLFGFMPAVLVGYLMTTVPNWTGRFPLSGSPLAGLAFIWIAGRISMLLIADTSALITLLIDWIFLPLFAYFCVREAWVARRIADAKPILCLTCLALINGGFHIVAMDGGDVGVWARAGLSVYILLITATASKLIPSFTNNWLAQAGRSRLAPTSRMIDRFVLIATILAAMIWTFEPFGPLTAIMALVAASLHLVRAAQWFRPIILRSSMIAAMQVSYGFLAIGLLGIAATALGMLGPLAAIHLLAIGAVTGMMLSIMMRSIRLHTGRNEKFSWCQRLSVPCLLIAASLRITADFIPGYYAPLMSASGLFWIAAFVFFLADNAGLLCQVQRQAGRQPSPPTRINMR, encoded by the coding sequence TTGATCGAGATCAATTACTTTGCTTGGAAATCATTGCGCAGGAACGATCGAGTATTTTGGAGAGCTGTTTTTATGAAGGATAAGGAACGACCGACGAGTGGCGGGATCCCGCGGGGCCTGAGGCGCGACGGCCTCGTCCTGCTGTCTTATGGGTTCCGGCCATTTTATCTCGGGGCGCCTCTATGGGCCATCGCGACCATCACAATCTGGATTTGCGCGATGAACGGCTGGCTTGAGGTGGCGCAAGTCTACGGCCAATCCGCCTGGCATGCGCATGAATTGCTGTTCGGCTTCATGCCAGCGGTCCTCGTCGGATACTTGATGACAACAGTTCCAAACTGGACCGGTCGCTTTCCACTGTCCGGTAGCCCGCTTGCGGGACTTGCCTTCATCTGGATCGCGGGTCGCATTTCCATGCTGTTGATCGCAGATACATCGGCCCTCATCACCCTCCTGATCGACTGGATCTTCCTTCCACTCTTCGCCTATTTCTGCGTGAGAGAAGCCTGGGTCGCCAGGCGAATTGCGGATGCGAAGCCCATCCTTTGCCTCACGTGTCTCGCCCTGATCAATGGCGGGTTCCACATCGTTGCCATGGACGGAGGGGATGTGGGGGTCTGGGCGCGGGCAGGCCTTTCCGTCTATATCCTGTTGATCACGGCGACCGCGAGCAAGCTCATCCCGAGCTTTACAAACAACTGGCTTGCCCAGGCAGGCAGGTCACGCCTCGCGCCTACCAGTCGCATGATTGATCGTTTTGTCCTGATCGCCACTATCCTTGCAGCGATGATCTGGACCTTTGAACCGTTTGGCCCACTCACCGCCATCATGGCCCTTGTCGCAGCCAGCTTACACCTCGTGCGCGCAGCACAATGGTTCAGGCCAATCATTCTGCGATCGTCCATGATCGCAGCGATGCAGGTGTCTTACGGCTTTTTGGCTATCGGGCTGTTGGGGATTGCAGCAACAGCGCTCGGCATGCTTGGCCCGCTCGCTGCAATTCATCTTCTGGCCATCGGTGCCGTGACGGGAATGATGCTCTCAATCATGATGCGTTCGATCCGGCTTCATACCGGTCGAAATGAGAAATTCTCCTGGTGCCAGCGGCTGTCCGTTCCATGCCTGCTCATCGCGGCAAGCTTGCGCATAACAGCCGATTTCATTCCCGGATACTATGCGCCGTTGATGTCTGCGTCTGGACTGTTCTGGATTGCCGCCTTTGTCTTCTTTCTCGCCGACAATGCTGGTCTACTTTGCCAAGTTCAGCGGCAAGCCGGTCGTCAACCTTCACCGCCCACGCGGATCAACATGCGATAG